Proteins from a single region of Chryseobacterium sp. W4I1:
- a CDS encoding trypsin-like peptidase domain-containing protein, which yields MKNTLKKLLPFAVVGVVSGATTVGTIQYFGQHSNNGDQSFFTAAAPNTSFVGMNTGVVGDDFVKASKTTVPAVVTIKNYQSRSTSRASEQDMFDFFFGDPFGGRGQQRQKQMPDNMPSGMGSGVIISPDGYIISNNHVVAGANKLEVVLSNKKSYIATLVGTDPNTDISLLKIEEKGLPYLNFANSDNIEVGQWVLAVGNPLGLNSTVTAGIVSAKGRGIGILGGQGKATNPIESFIQTDAAINPGNSGGALVNVNGDLIGINSAIQSTTGYYQGYGFAVPSNLARKIVEDIKKFGIVQRGFLGVSSLDLSNDQQVAAYNQQYKTTIKAGSGVYVTGFGDKSGAEDAGLKKGDIITKIDNYEITDFADLSMSIGSKRPGDKVQVTYTRNGKETTTTVTLKDQKGGTTTRTKDDLSITEKIGADFDPLTEKFKTEYGLNSGVVAKNVSEGSEMAKIGIVDNYIIIEINGKPVNSQKDVEKILDKYQGNVQVKFVDDYGRIYTKGFKMP from the coding sequence ATGAAGAATACTTTAAAAAAACTATTACCATTTGCAGTGGTGGGAGTTGTCTCCGGAGCTACTACCGTTGGGACAATACAATATTTCGGTCAGCATTCCAATAATGGGGACCAGTCTTTTTTCACAGCAGCTGCGCCCAATACCTCATTCGTAGGAATGAATACAGGAGTTGTAGGTGATGATTTCGTGAAAGCATCAAAAACTACGGTTCCTGCCGTGGTAACTATTAAAAATTATCAAAGTAGATCAACAAGCAGAGCTTCAGAACAGGATATGTTTGATTTCTTCTTCGGAGATCCTTTTGGAGGAAGAGGACAACAAAGACAGAAGCAGATGCCTGACAATATGCCTTCAGGAATGGGATCTGGTGTAATTATTTCTCCGGACGGATACATTATCTCGAACAACCACGTTGTGGCCGGAGCCAATAAACTGGAAGTTGTACTGAGCAATAAGAAATCTTACATCGCAACGCTTGTAGGAACGGATCCCAATACAGATATTTCCTTATTAAAGATAGAAGAAAAAGGTCTCCCTTATTTAAATTTTGCCAATTCTGATAATATAGAAGTGGGACAATGGGTACTCGCTGTAGGAAATCCACTTGGATTAAACTCTACAGTAACGGCCGGGATTGTTTCTGCTAAAGGTAGAGGAATAGGCATCTTAGGAGGCCAAGGGAAAGCAACCAACCCTATTGAAAGTTTTATTCAAACTGATGCGGCCATCAACCCGGGTAACTCCGGAGGTGCACTGGTCAACGTTAATGGTGATCTTATTGGGATCAACTCTGCGATCCAGTCTACTACAGGATATTATCAGGGTTACGGATTTGCGGTTCCATCTAATTTAGCAAGAAAGATCGTTGAAGATATCAAGAAATTTGGGATTGTACAAAGAGGATTCTTAGGTGTTTCTTCTTTAGATTTATCTAATGATCAGCAGGTTGCAGCATATAATCAGCAATATAAAACCACTATTAAAGCAGGTTCTGGAGTTTATGTAACAGGGTTTGGAGATAAAAGTGGCGCCGAGGATGCAGGTCTGAAAAAAGGTGATATTATTACTAAAATAGATAACTACGAAATTACAGATTTTGCTGATCTTTCTATGTCTATCGGAAGCAAGCGACCTGGTGATAAAGTACAGGTGACTTATACAAGAAACGGCAAGGAAACGACGACGACGGTAACGCTTAAAGATCAGAAAGGCGGAACAACTACAAGAACAAAAGACGACCTGAGCATTACTGAAAAAATCGGGGCAGATTTTGATCCGCTTACCGAGAAATTCAAAACAGAATACGGATTAAACAGTGGTGTTGTTGCTAAAAATGTAAGTGAAGGAAGTGAAATGGCGAAGATCGGGATTGTAGATAATTATATCATTATTGAGATCAACGGTAAGCCGGTGAATTCACAGAAAGATGTAGAAAAGATTCTGGATAAATACCAGGGAAATGTACAGGTGAAATTTGTGGACGACTACGGAAGAATCTATACCAAAGGATTTAAAATGCCTTAA
- a CDS encoding rhodanese-related sulfurtransferase, producing MQLYNTLSAEERAQLIDEAGKERLTLSFYAYAKIEDPKKFRDELFIAWNALDALGRIYVAHEGINAQMSVPADQFEAFRNTLEVYDFMKGIRLNVAVDQDDYSFLKLTIKVRHKIVADGLNDESFDVTNKGIHLKAQEFNNLLEDPNTIVVDFRNHYESEVGHFEGAITPDVENFRESLPIINEKLQDFKEDKNLLMYCTGGIRCEKASAYFKHQGFKNVYQLEGGIIEYTRQIKEEGIKSKFIGKNFVFDHRLGERITDDIIAQCHQCGKPCDNHTNCANDACHLLFIQCDECKTAMENCCSTECLETIHLPLAEQLSLRKGLQVGNKVFRKGKSEALKFKNSGELPDAPLAKVETKNIRKKIAVKKVLVGKAEHYYTKSQIAQFLIENKELSVGDKVLISGPTTGEQEVEITEIFANGKPCETAKKGDQITFELPFRVRLSDKLYKIIQPS from the coding sequence ATGCAACTGTATAACACCTTAAGCGCAGAAGAAAGAGCTCAGCTTATTGATGAAGCCGGTAAGGAACGCCTTACATTATCTTTCTATGCGTATGCCAAAATTGAAGATCCCAAAAAATTTCGCGACGAATTATTTATAGCCTGGAATGCACTGGATGCACTTGGCCGTATTTATGTTGCCCATGAAGGTATCAATGCTCAGATGAGTGTTCCTGCGGATCAGTTTGAAGCATTTAGAAATACATTGGAAGTTTACGACTTTATGAAAGGCATCCGCTTAAATGTAGCGGTTGATCAGGACGATTATTCCTTTTTGAAACTAACGATAAAAGTAAGACATAAAATTGTTGCTGACGGCTTGAATGATGAATCTTTCGATGTTACCAATAAAGGAATTCACTTAAAAGCGCAGGAATTCAATAACCTGTTGGAAGACCCTAATACCATTGTGGTAGATTTTAGAAATCACTATGAAAGTGAAGTAGGCCATTTTGAAGGTGCCATTACTCCTGATGTAGAAAATTTCAGAGAAAGTTTACCTATCATCAACGAAAAATTACAGGATTTCAAAGAAGATAAGAACCTTTTAATGTACTGTACAGGTGGAATTCGTTGTGAAAAAGCCAGTGCTTACTTCAAGCATCAGGGTTTTAAAAATGTTTACCAATTGGAAGGCGGAATTATTGAATACACCCGCCAGATTAAAGAAGAAGGCATAAAAAGTAAATTCATCGGTAAAAACTTTGTATTTGATCACAGGTTAGGAGAGCGGATCACAGACGATATTATTGCTCAATGTCATCAGTGTGGCAAGCCTTGTGACAACCATACCAACTGTGCTAATGATGCCTGTCATTTATTGTTTATACAATGTGACGAATGTAAAACAGCAATGGAAAATTGTTGTTCTACAGAATGTTTAGAAACGATTCACTTACCTTTAGCGGAACAATTAAGCCTAAGAAAAGGATTGCAGGTTGGAAATAAGGTTTTTAGAAAAGGAAAATCTGAGGCTCTGAAATTTAAAAATTCAGGAGAATTGCCGGACGCGCCTTTAGCAAAAGTTGAAACAAAAAATATTCGTAAGAAAATAGCGGTAAAGAAAGTGCTGGTTGGAAAGGCAGAACATTATTATACAAAATCACAAATTGCTCAGTTTTTAATTGAAAACAAAGAACTTTCAGTCGGTGATAAAGTGTTGATTTCAGGACCTACAACCGGTGAACAGGAAGTTGAGATCACTGAAATTTTCGCTAATGGAAAACCCTGTGAAACGGCTAAAAAAGGAGATCAGATTACTTTTGAACTTCCATTTAGAGTTCGTTTGTCTGACAAATTATATAAAATTATCCAACCTTCTTAA